One stretch of Chlamydia abortus DNA includes these proteins:
- a CDS encoding succinate dehydrogenase cytochrome b558 subunit produces MNEKESCSEATQRSWKYYTSFVLRCVHSLAGVAFTLFLCEHMFTNMLASSYFKEGSGFVQLVSKFHQIPGLKIIEIVFLALPFTCHAILGIFYLFQAQTNSRASDGRKPALIYARNLAYTWQRRTAWILLFGLIFHVVQFRFLRYPIHVELHGQTYYVVDIDASRYAAIVRGTQGFFTINFSAPQLETIRLDKEDLDGSAVSQLLDRKAYLLTPNVGTAFLYVVRDSLGSLWMAIFYTILVISAAFHGFNGLWTFCSRWGVVISLRSQTLLRNVCYFAMVIVAAMGVSVIWNLYSMA; encoded by the coding sequence ATGAATGAAAAGGAATCATGTTCTGAGGCTACTCAGAGGTCATGGAAGTACTACACTAGCTTTGTTTTACGTTGTGTTCATTCTTTAGCAGGAGTTGCATTTACGTTGTTTCTCTGTGAGCATATGTTTACCAATATGCTTGCTTCTTCTTATTTTAAGGAAGGCAGTGGTTTTGTTCAGTTAGTGAGCAAATTTCATCAGATTCCTGGTCTGAAGATCATAGAAATTGTTTTTTTAGCCCTACCGTTTACTTGTCACGCTATCCTAGGTATTTTCTATCTTTTTCAAGCGCAAACTAATTCACGGGCTTCTGACGGCAGAAAACCCGCGTTAATCTATGCGAGAAATCTTGCCTATACTTGGCAGAGAAGAACTGCTTGGATTTTACTTTTCGGTCTTATTTTTCACGTAGTTCAGTTTCGTTTTCTTCGTTATCCTATTCATGTAGAGCTGCATGGGCAAACATACTATGTTGTCGATATTGACGCTTCTCGGTATGCGGCGATAGTGCGGGGTACACAAGGATTTTTTACTATAAATTTTTCAGCTCCTCAACTTGAAACGATTCGTTTGGATAAAGAGGATCTTGACGGCAGCGCAGTTTCTCAATTATTAGACAGAAAAGCGTATCTCCTGACTCCTAATGTTGGAACCGCTTTTCTTTATGTTGTTCGGGATTCTTTAGGGTCCCTATGGATGGCCATTTTTTATACCATTCTTGTGATTTCTGCAGCTTTTCACGGGTTTAATGGTCTCTGGACATTTTGTTCAAGGTGGGGTGTAGTCATATCTTTACGTTCCCAAACTCTTTTACGTAATGTATGTTATTTTGCCATGGTCATAGTCGCTGCTATGGGCGTTAGTGTGATTTGGAATTTGTATAGTATGGCATAA
- the eno gene encoding phosphopyruvate hydratase gives MLEVVISDIQAREILDSRGYPTLYVKVITNTGTFGEACVPSGASTGIKEALELRDQDTSRYQGKGVLQALKNVKEVLLPVLQGVSIFDQILIDSIMVEADGTPNKEKLGANAILGVSLAAAKAAAATLGRSFYRYVGGCFAHILPCPMMNLINGGMHANNGLQFQEFMIRPIGAHSLQEAVRMGADVFHTLKNLLNDKHLATGVGDEGGFAPQLKSNSEALDLLVLAIEKAGFQPGEEISLALDCAASSFYDTKTETYAGKNSQEQVGILADLCDRYPIDSIEDGLAEEDFDGWELLTAELGENIQIVGDDLFVTNPELIAEGISKGLANAVLIKPNQIGTLTETSEAIQLAHSQGYTTILSHRSGETEDTTIADLAVAFNTGQIKTGSLSRSERIAKYNRLMAIEEELGSEGLFKDSNPFSGE, from the coding sequence ATGCTAGAAGTTGTCATTTCCGATATCCAAGCTAGAGAAATTTTAGATTCCAGAGGATATCCCACACTATATGTTAAAGTAATTACAAACACAGGCACGTTCGGAGAAGCTTGTGTGCCTTCGGGAGCCTCCACAGGAATTAAAGAAGCTTTAGAGCTTCGCGATCAAGATACCTCTCGATACCAAGGGAAAGGTGTTTTACAAGCCTTAAAAAACGTGAAAGAAGTTCTGCTTCCTGTTTTGCAAGGAGTCAGCATATTTGATCAAATCCTTATAGACTCTATTATGGTAGAAGCAGATGGCACACCAAATAAAGAGAAATTAGGAGCCAATGCTATCTTAGGGGTATCCTTAGCAGCTGCAAAAGCAGCAGCCGCAACTTTAGGACGATCTTTTTACCGTTACGTGGGAGGATGTTTCGCTCACATTCTTCCCTGCCCTATGATGAATCTCATTAATGGGGGTATGCATGCAAACAACGGCCTGCAATTTCAAGAATTTATGATTCGCCCTATAGGCGCACATTCTCTACAAGAAGCTGTACGTATGGGTGCCGATGTGTTCCATACATTGAAAAACCTTCTCAATGATAAACATCTCGCTACAGGAGTGGGAGATGAAGGCGGATTTGCTCCACAATTAAAATCTAACTCTGAAGCTTTAGACCTTCTTGTATTAGCTATTGAGAAAGCCGGTTTCCAGCCTGGCGAGGAGATCTCTTTAGCTCTTGACTGTGCTGCATCTTCTTTCTACGATACAAAAACAGAAACTTACGCAGGGAAAAACTCTCAAGAACAAGTCGGCATACTCGCCGATCTTTGTGATCGTTATCCTATAGACTCTATAGAGGATGGGCTTGCTGAAGAAGATTTTGACGGTTGGGAATTGCTAACTGCAGAACTCGGAGAAAATATACAAATTGTCGGTGATGACCTCTTCGTCACCAATCCAGAGTTGATAGCAGAAGGTATAAGCAAAGGCCTTGCTAACGCTGTGCTCATTAAACCTAATCAAATCGGCACATTAACAGAAACTTCAGAAGCTATACAACTTGCCCATAGTCAAGGCTATACAACTATTCTTTCTCATAGATCCGGAGAAACTGAAGACACAACAATTGCCGATCTTGCTGTGGCCTTCAATACAGGGCAAATTAAAACTGGATCCTTATCACGCTCGGAACGCATTGCCAAGTACAATAGGCTTATGGCAATAGAAGAAGAACTGGGGTCTGAAGGTTTATTTAAAGATTCTAACCCATTTTCTGGAGAATAG
- the sdhA gene encoding succinate dehydrogenase flavoprotein subunit, protein MKAEGCKVIVVGGGLAGLSAAMKLADFGIVVDLVSLTKVKRSHSVCAQGGINAALNLKHEEQDSPYIHAYDTIKGGDFLADQPPVLEMCLAAPRIIRMLDNFGCPFNRIPQGDLDVRRFGGTLYHRTVFCGASTGQQLMYILDEQVRRRESQGRVNKFENHEFIRLITNSAGRACGIVLMNLFNNRLEVLKGDAVIFATGGPGVIFKMSTNSTFCTGAANGRLFLQGMTYANPEFIQIHPTAIPGIDKLRLISESVRGEGGRVWVPGDSSKTIIFPDGTRRPCGETGKPWYFLEDMYPAYGNLVSRDVGARAILQVCEAGLGIDGRMEVFLDVTHLPASTRHKLEVVLDIYRKFTGEDPDKVPMRIFPAVHYSMGGAWVDWPAADDPDRDSRYRQMTNIPGCFNCGESDFQYHGANRLGANSLLSCLYAGLVAGEEAARFITAFGSCLTTSTDFSDALQQEKETNALLLSRSGGENIFVLHEDIANVMVRNVTVKRNNKDLKNTLEQLKEFRERLQRVSVHDSSQFANKTFHFVRQMGPMLELALAITKGALLRDEFRGSHYKEEFPKRDDEHWLKTTLASYSPEEPVITYKPVDTRHVQPTLRDYTKSSVGEIKFTRVPETIRLPI, encoded by the coding sequence ATGAAAGCAGAAGGTTGTAAAGTTATCGTAGTCGGTGGCGGTTTAGCAGGATTGTCAGCAGCTATGAAATTGGCGGATTTCGGTATAGTTGTTGATCTCGTGTCATTGACAAAAGTGAAAAGATCGCACTCTGTATGTGCTCAGGGAGGCATAAATGCTGCTCTTAATCTTAAGCATGAGGAGCAAGATTCTCCCTATATACATGCTTACGATACGATAAAGGGAGGAGATTTCTTAGCAGATCAACCGCCGGTTTTGGAGATGTGTTTAGCCGCACCTAGAATTATCCGTATGTTGGATAATTTTGGATGTCCTTTTAATCGTATTCCTCAGGGTGACTTGGATGTCCGTAGATTTGGAGGGACGCTGTATCATCGTACAGTATTTTGTGGGGCGTCTACCGGCCAGCAGCTTATGTACATTTTAGATGAGCAGGTGCGACGTCGTGAGAGTCAGGGGCGTGTAAATAAATTCGAGAATCATGAATTTATAAGATTAATTACCAATAGTGCAGGCAGAGCCTGTGGTATTGTGTTAATGAATTTATTCAATAACCGCTTAGAAGTCCTCAAAGGGGATGCTGTAATTTTTGCTACGGGTGGTCCTGGGGTCATTTTTAAGATGTCTACGAATTCGACATTTTGTACAGGAGCAGCAAACGGACGTTTGTTCCTTCAAGGTATGACTTATGCAAATCCGGAATTCATACAAATTCACCCTACGGCGATTCCCGGTATTGATAAATTGCGATTAATATCAGAATCTGTCCGAGGTGAGGGTGGACGTGTCTGGGTTCCTGGAGATTCTTCAAAGACGATCATTTTCCCTGATGGAACGCGCCGTCCTTGTGGAGAAACAGGCAAACCCTGGTACTTCTTAGAAGATATGTATCCTGCTTATGGAAACCTAGTCAGCCGTGACGTGGGTGCTCGTGCTATTCTACAGGTCTGTGAAGCAGGGTTAGGCATAGACGGTCGTATGGAAGTTTTCTTAGATGTTACGCATTTACCAGCTTCTACACGACATAAGTTGGAAGTTGTGCTTGATATTTATAGGAAGTTCACTGGAGAAGACCCTGATAAAGTGCCGATGAGAATTTTCCCTGCTGTGCACTATTCTATGGGTGGTGCTTGGGTGGATTGGCCTGCTGCAGATGATCCTGATCGTGATAGCCGTTATCGGCAGATGACGAATATCCCCGGATGCTTTAATTGTGGAGAATCGGATTTTCAATATCACGGTGCGAATCGTTTGGGAGCGAATTCTTTATTATCCTGTCTTTATGCTGGGTTAGTCGCTGGAGAAGAAGCTGCACGTTTTATTACGGCTTTTGGCTCCTGTCTAACAACGTCTACAGATTTTTCAGATGCTCTCCAGCAAGAGAAAGAAACCAATGCTCTTTTACTTTCTAGAAGTGGGGGAGAGAATATCTTTGTCTTGCATGAAGATATTGCCAATGTCATGGTTAGAAATGTCACTGTGAAACGTAATAACAAAGATCTAAAGAATACATTAGAACAGCTAAAAGAGTTCAGGGAAAGACTGCAAAGAGTTTCTGTGCATGATTCTTCGCAGTTTGCGAATAAGACCTTTCATTTTGTTCGTCAGATGGGGCCTATGCTAGAGTTAGCATTAGCCATTACGAAAGGTGCATTGTTGCGAGACGAGTTTCGGGGCTCTCACTATAAAGAAGAGTTTCCTAAACGTGATGACGAACACTGGTTAAAAACGACATTGGCTTCATATTCTCCTGAGGAACCAGTGATTACGTACAAGCCTGTCGATACGCGTCATGTACAACCTACGCTAAGAGATTATACCAAATCTTCTGTGGGGGAAATCAAGTTTACTCGTGTCCCTGAGACGATTCGTTTGCCCATATAA
- the sdhB gene encoding succinate dehydrogenase iron-sulfur subunit: protein MDIPETFILKIYRGTPGKQYWESFELTLHPGENVISALMEIEKRPVNTLGETVNPVVWEQGCLEEVCGSCSLLVNGIPRQACTALIEEYIKETGSREIVLAPLTKFPLIRDLIVDRSIMFDNLQKIQGWVAADIDGEHNGVKVSQKEQELMYALSMCMTCGCCTEACPQINEHNDFIGPAAIAQARLFNTYPGDKQSKKRLRTLMGKKGIEGCGQAHNCVRVCPKKLPLTESISAMGKEISKYSLKSLFRSIFKRKKNSCDED from the coding sequence ATGGATATTCCTGAAACTTTTATATTGAAAATCTATCGGGGGACCCCAGGGAAGCAATATTGGGAAAGTTTTGAACTGACCTTGCATCCAGGAGAGAATGTCATCAGTGCTCTCATGGAAATTGAAAAACGTCCTGTAAATACTCTAGGGGAAACTGTCAATCCTGTAGTATGGGAACAAGGATGCTTGGAAGAGGTTTGTGGTTCCTGCTCGTTATTGGTGAATGGGATCCCTCGTCAGGCATGCACAGCACTGATTGAAGAGTACATAAAAGAAACGGGATCTCGAGAGATCGTTTTAGCTCCTCTCACGAAGTTCCCATTAATTCGTGACCTCATAGTCGATCGATCCATCATGTTTGATAATTTACAGAAGATACAGGGTTGGGTAGCTGCGGATATTGATGGGGAGCACAATGGGGTAAAGGTATCTCAGAAAGAGCAAGAGCTGATGTATGCTTTATCTATGTGTATGACATGCGGATGTTGTACGGAAGCCTGTCCTCAAATTAATGAGCACAATGATTTTATAGGTCCAGCGGCTATTGCTCAAGCACGTTTGTTTAACACTTATCCTGGGGATAAGCAATCTAAGAAGCGCTTACGGACTCTTATGGGTAAAAAAGGTATAGAAGGTTGTGGGCAAGCCCACAACTGTGTTCGCGTGTGTCCGAAAAAACTTCCGTTAACAGAGAGTATTTCTGCTATGGGAAAAGAAATTTCTAAGTACTCTCTAAAATCTTTATTCCGTTCGATTTTTAAAAGGAAGAAAAACTCTTGTGACGAGGATTAG
- a CDS encoding SpoIIE family protein phosphatase, with the protein MKQTFTKRILLFLFLVIPIPLILNLVVLSLFSFSAAKSNLMENLHTHATNFSLEFEKKLTIHKVFLKRLANTLALKAYSSSSEDCYSQAYNEMFALSNMNFSLCLIPLVQGNIKTKTPHDPFIHYLKEHPEIKKKLSMSVGKACLITVPSSSNTHFTHYLVITEDIEVWNSPTSAGLLVSFYPMDFLQRDLFKSLHLKDEDICLLNKYGEVLFASSPQFSSEVFSLDIADLPKITARKQATPLEAAPKILHEQKLISVKIKNKRYLGLVLNKLPIQGTYTLSIIPLSWLVIKAIRLPLNVIFFYSLAFIFMGWILSKINKRLNQPIQELTTCMEAAWRGNHNIRYEPQPYGYEINELGNIFNCTLLLLLNSKEKAEIERLSGDKLQKELAILSSLQKALLRPDFPEFPNVSFISKHLQGMQRSGHFYGWKTSIPEQSFVGVIGLAGDIGLPSYLYALSARSLFLAYANLSSSLENICSHTFEAFGQTTEGDEATISMTFIRYCSTDRKLSILSAGETPPVAFLKRQETFSRLISPSVQNIQPGDVLVCITGNKELTEYLLRLPIEELIRDPLAPLNSDNFIETLTDMLNKETQSQIDGTLSFLSFF; encoded by the coding sequence ATGAAACAAACTTTTACCAAACGCATTTTGTTGTTTCTTTTTTTGGTAATTCCGATTCCTTTAATTTTGAATCTGGTCGTCCTCTCCCTATTTTCTTTTTCAGCAGCAAAAAGCAATCTCATGGAAAACCTCCATACCCATGCGACAAATTTTAGCTTGGAATTTGAAAAAAAACTCACCATTCATAAGGTTTTCCTGAAACGTCTGGCAAACACATTAGCACTAAAAGCCTACTCCTCATCGTCAGAAGATTGCTATTCTCAAGCTTATAACGAGATGTTCGCCCTATCCAACATGAATTTCTCGCTTTGTCTTATTCCTCTCGTACAAGGAAACATAAAAACAAAAACTCCCCACGATCCATTTATCCATTATTTAAAGGAGCATCCTGAAATAAAAAAGAAGCTCAGCATGTCTGTAGGGAAGGCATGCCTCATTACTGTTCCCTCAAGCTCGAATACGCATTTTACACACTATCTAGTGATTACTGAAGATATCGAAGTATGGAATTCACCTACAAGCGCAGGGCTCCTAGTTAGCTTCTACCCTATGGATTTTCTACAAAGAGACCTTTTTAAATCCCTACACTTAAAAGATGAAGACATCTGCCTCCTGAATAAATACGGTGAGGTCCTCTTTGCCTCATCTCCTCAATTCTCCTCAGAAGTATTTTCATTGGATATTGCGGATCTTCCTAAAATCACGGCTAGAAAACAAGCCACTCCCCTTGAAGCCGCACCAAAAATCCTTCACGAACAAAAACTGATAAGCGTAAAAATAAAAAATAAACGCTATCTAGGGCTCGTTTTAAACAAGCTTCCTATTCAAGGAACGTACACCCTATCTATTATTCCTCTCTCTTGGTTGGTGATTAAGGCGATCCGTCTCCCTCTCAACGTCATTTTCTTTTATTCTCTAGCCTTTATCTTCATGGGATGGATACTTTCTAAAATTAACAAACGATTAAATCAACCTATTCAAGAACTTACCACATGCATGGAAGCCGCATGGAGAGGAAATCATAATATCCGTTACGAACCCCAGCCCTACGGATATGAAATTAACGAATTAGGAAACATTTTTAACTGCACATTACTGTTGTTACTCAACTCCAAAGAAAAAGCAGAAATCGAACGTCTTTCTGGAGATAAGCTGCAAAAAGAATTAGCTATTCTTTCTTCGCTGCAAAAAGCATTACTCCGTCCTGATTTTCCAGAGTTTCCTAATGTTTCTTTTATTTCGAAACATCTCCAAGGCATGCAAAGATCTGGCCATTTTTACGGATGGAAAACCTCAATTCCTGAGCAAAGTTTCGTAGGTGTTATAGGCCTGGCTGGTGATATAGGACTGCCGTCTTATCTTTATGCCCTATCAGCACGAAGTTTATTTCTTGCCTATGCTAATCTGTCTTCTTCCTTAGAAAACATTTGCTCCCATACTTTCGAAGCGTTTGGGCAAACTACAGAAGGAGATGAAGCAACCATCTCCATGACATTTATTCGCTACTGCTCAACTGATAGGAAGTTATCTATCTTATCTGCAGGAGAAACACCCCCTGTAGCCTTTTTAAAAAGACAAGAAACATTTTCTCGTCTTATTTCGCCCTCCGTTCAGAACATACAACCCGGCGATGTCCTGGTGTGCATCACAGGAAATAAAGAACTTACAGAATATCTCTTGCGCTTACCTATTGAAGAGTTGATTAGAGATCCTTTAGCCCCTCTAAATTCAGACAACTTTATAGAAACTCTTACAGACATGCTAAATAAGGAAACTCAATCACAAATCGATGGTACCCTAAGCTTTTTATCTTTCTTCTAA
- a CDS encoding TatD family hydrolase has translation MDLADAHLHLSDEAFVEDADDVIHRAQDSGISLLVNVTTTIDELDTSFRYAERFPDLRFCHVAGTPPQDAHTDIDAHFHYFQGFAQAGKLAAIGEVGLDYCFAEDSSAKERQKEVLKKYLSLALDCALPLVVHCRGAFDDFFHMIDLYYHHDERSCPGMLHCFTGTLHEAEELLSRGWYISISGIVSFKNAGDLRSVVAQIPLEHLLIETDAPFLAPTPYRGKRNEPAYITHTIKAIADLHGIDPQELAAIARKNVLRFLEGRKKG, from the coding sequence ATGGATTTAGCAGATGCTCACTTGCATCTTTCAGATGAGGCTTTTGTTGAGGATGCGGATGACGTGATTCATCGCGCACAAGATTCTGGGATATCTCTCCTTGTTAATGTAACCACAACTATAGACGAGCTGGATACTTCATTTCGTTATGCAGAACGTTTTCCTGATTTACGTTTTTGTCATGTCGCTGGAACTCCTCCTCAAGATGCTCATACAGATATAGACGCACATTTTCACTATTTCCAAGGTTTTGCTCAGGCAGGGAAATTAGCGGCTATTGGTGAGGTAGGTTTAGATTATTGTTTTGCTGAAGATAGCTCTGCTAAAGAACGTCAAAAGGAAGTCCTGAAGAAATACTTATCCCTGGCTTTAGATTGCGCATTACCTCTTGTGGTACACTGTCGTGGTGCTTTTGACGATTTTTTCCATATGATAGATCTATATTATCATCATGATGAACGCTCTTGTCCGGGTATGCTCCACTGTTTTACAGGGACACTACACGAGGCTGAGGAATTACTTTCTCGTGGATGGTATATCTCCATTAGCGGAATTGTTTCATTTAAAAATGCGGGAGATCTCCGTTCTGTAGTTGCTCAAATTCCTCTTGAGCATTTGTTAATAGAAACGGATGCTCCTTTTCTTGCTCCTACTCCGTATCGGGGAAAGAGAAATGAGCCTGCTTATATAACGCATACGATCAAAGCTATTGCGGATCTCCATGGTATAGATCCTCAGGAGCTTGCGGCTATAGCGCGAAAAAATGTTCTACGATTCTTAGAGGGAAGAAAAAAAGGTTAG
- a CDS encoding PP2C family protein-serine/threonine phosphatase has translation MIPFTKTIGYRLWLACVAAILIPLGMNIVLLNLRQYHTTVSSVALAFKENATFKVDTLMQIVPLNADVLALFSEVLDLDEGIPSTPNVELSNEMQRTFSVLYDEISLIKLFPNGEKIVVASSIPQHLGENYQNKIDISAQTDFSATFKQSSNNHEVFSVMQANIFDNETHELLGILYTTHNIEKFLEDILVNTQAYFNVKTALLSKEGIILKASDPDLNLRAIYPNLTEKQFCDTFMDKSTCPKNISLKPIHLSPLSIEPNFFAFKNGKNVTWSYLAHVPNMDLSVLSYGIKAELFATFWKRTLIYFAYFLCVVLGSMIAYLVAKRLSQSIRKLATVIIQTRDNIHTPYKDDSLGFEINRLGHIFNAMVESLNQQQSLAEKNYEIKESAQNALHLGEQAQQRLLPNTLPNYPHTELAKAYIPAITVGGDFFDVFIVGEGDDAKLFLIVADASGKGVHACGYSLFLKNMLRSFLSQMPSIKEAIKQTSSLFYQNTADSGMFVTLCVYSYNYKTGIVEFYSCGHNPACYLSPDGAVSFLSHRGMALGFLPNIPDIPTGSLKPDPGSLIILYSDGITEAHNQALEMFGEERLKNVVKTLVGKSAEDAMHSLILSVKTFVGNCHQHDDITLLILKISDL, from the coding sequence ATGATCCCTTTTACAAAAACAATAGGCTATCGTCTGTGGTTAGCATGCGTAGCAGCGATATTAATTCCCTTAGGGATGAATATTGTTTTACTTAACCTTAGACAATACCATACTACAGTTTCATCAGTTGCCTTAGCATTTAAAGAAAATGCGACGTTTAAAGTGGATACTCTCATGCAAATTGTCCCACTGAATGCTGATGTTTTAGCCCTATTTTCAGAAGTCTTAGATCTCGATGAAGGCATTCCCTCCACCCCTAACGTTGAACTTAGCAACGAAATGCAAAGGACGTTTAGCGTATTATATGATGAGATTTCTTTAATTAAGTTGTTCCCCAACGGGGAGAAAATCGTTGTTGCCTCCAGCATTCCCCAACATCTTGGAGAAAATTACCAAAATAAAATAGATATTTCTGCCCAAACAGACTTTTCAGCAACATTCAAACAGTCTTCTAACAATCATGAAGTATTCTCTGTCATGCAGGCAAATATTTTTGACAATGAAACTCATGAACTTTTAGGGATCCTCTATACAACGCATAACATTGAAAAATTTCTTGAGGATATTCTTGTAAATACCCAAGCATACTTCAATGTAAAAACGGCTCTTTTATCTAAAGAAGGGATCATTTTAAAAGCATCGGATCCAGATTTAAACTTACGTGCTATCTACCCTAACCTTACTGAAAAACAATTTTGTGACACTTTCATGGACAAAAGCACCTGTCCAAAAAATATTTCTTTAAAGCCGATTCATCTCTCCCCATTATCTATAGAACCCAACTTTTTCGCTTTTAAAAATGGGAAAAATGTAACATGGAGCTACCTTGCTCATGTTCCTAATATGGACCTGAGCGTACTTTCATACGGAATAAAAGCAGAGCTCTTTGCCACATTTTGGAAACGCACGTTAATCTATTTCGCTTATTTTCTATGTGTTGTATTAGGAAGTATGATTGCCTATCTTGTTGCGAAACGGCTCTCTCAGTCCATTCGCAAACTGGCCACAGTCATCATACAAACTAGAGACAACATCCACACACCCTATAAAGATGATTCTCTAGGGTTTGAGATCAATAGGCTAGGGCATATTTTTAACGCTATGGTGGAAAGTCTAAACCAACAACAAAGCCTGGCTGAAAAAAATTATGAAATAAAAGAAAGTGCTCAAAATGCGCTACATCTGGGAGAACAAGCACAACAAAGACTCCTTCCTAATACGCTTCCTAATTATCCCCATACCGAACTAGCGAAAGCTTACATCCCAGCCATTACTGTAGGCGGGGATTTCTTCGATGTCTTCATCGTTGGCGAAGGAGACGATGCCAAACTATTTTTAATTGTTGCTGATGCTTCTGGGAAGGGTGTCCATGCTTGCGGATACTCCCTATTTCTTAAGAATATGCTGCGCTCGTTTCTGTCGCAGATGCCTTCAATAAAAGAAGCTATAAAACAAACTTCTTCGCTATTTTACCAAAATACTGCGGATTCAGGGATGTTTGTCACACTGTGTGTCTATAGCTACAATTACAAAACAGGAATTGTCGAGTTTTATTCCTGTGGGCACAATCCCGCATGTTATCTCTCTCCGGATGGCGCCGTTTCTTTCCTATCTCATCGTGGTATGGCTTTAGGATTTCTTCCCAACATTCCTGATATCCCTACAGGAAGCCTTAAACCCGATCCAGGATCCCTAATTATCTTGTATTCAGATGGAATTACAGAAGCTCATAATCAAGCTTTAGAAATGTTTGGAGAAGAACGCCTGAAAAATGTTGTAAAAACTTTAGTAGGTAAAAGCGCAGAAGATGCTATGCATTCTTTAATACTCTCTGTGAAAACCTTCGTAGGGAATTGCCATCAACACGATGATATTACCTTACTGATCCTTAAAATATCAGACTTATGA